A genomic region of Candidatus Dependentiae bacterium contains the following coding sequences:
- a CDS encoding DMT family transporter yields MLLVFLMNILDALMFPFSKIALKYASPLFLTGFRMALAGIMLLGYQYLFKKEHFVFPTGYWKPLLFAAFVNIYVTNVLCYWGAHYVTPTKSCFLYNLYPFAAAFIAYMYLNERLTPYKWLGLCIGFLGTVPLLFTSESGGAMHTGWHFFIPLPELAIVVSIITDPLGWIFIQKAILHNKCNALMANGLTMFFGGIFALFHSASVEGWSPLPIVNYKGFLLSALALMLISNIVGSVVYIKLLQKYSITFLALSSFIEPLLVGIFDWFLFSLTVPKSFYPSFLVVCLGLYVFYKDELAA; encoded by the coding sequence ATGCTCCTAGTATTTCTCATGAACATTCTTGATGCCCTCATGTTTCCCTTTAGCAAGATTGCTCTTAAATACGCTTCACCACTTTTTTTAACCGGCTTTCGTATGGCGCTCGCAGGAATAATGCTGTTAGGTTACCAATACCTATTTAAAAAAGAGCATTTTGTTTTTCCTACAGGGTACTGGAAGCCCTTATTGTTTGCTGCGTTTGTAAATATATATGTTACTAATGTACTGTGTTATTGGGGTGCCCATTATGTTACTCCAACTAAAAGTTGCTTTCTTTATAACTTATATCCTTTTGCAGCAGCTTTTATTGCTTATATGTATCTCAATGAACGCTTAACTCCTTATAAATGGCTTGGACTTTGTATTGGCTTTTTAGGTACGGTGCCTTTGTTGTTTACCAGCGAGTCGGGGGGTGCTATGCATACAGGATGGCATTTTTTTATACCGCTTCCTGAGCTTGCTATTGTAGTAAGTATTATTACTGATCCTTTAGGGTGGATATTTATTCAGAAAGCCATTTTACATAATAAATGTAATGCTCTTATGGCTAATGGTCTTACCATGTTTTTTGGCGGCATTTTTGCTTTATTTCACTCAGCATCAGTTGAAGGGTGGAGTCCGCTTCCTATAGTTAATTATAAAGGGTTTTTATTGAGTGCTTTAGCGCTTATGTTGATTTCTAATATAGTAGGCAGTGTTGTCTATATTAAGCTTTTGCAAAAGTATTCTATAACTTTTTTAGCACTTTCTTCTTTTATTGAGCCACTTTTAGTGGGAATATTTGATTGGTTTTTGTTTAGTTTAACCGTGCCTAAAAGTTTTTATCCTTCTTTTTTAGTTGTCTGCTTGGGTTTATATGTTTTCTATAAAGATGAGCTTGCTGCGTAG
- a CDS encoding iron-sulfur cluster assembly scaffold protein: MDLYQQELMDHYRYPRNRGVLDNPDIATESFNPSCGDKISFQLLIVNDTVAALRFEGSGCVISQAAASMLSELCIAKSLDALLALTTDTMTSLVGIPLGPTRLRCALLSLEALHKGILEYRAHPQKGK; the protein is encoded by the coding sequence ATGGATCTTTACCAACAAGAGCTTATGGATCATTACCGCTATCCAAGAAATCGGGGCGTATTAGATAATCCAGACATTGCAACAGAAAGTTTTAATCCCTCTTGTGGCGATAAAATCTCTTTTCAACTACTTATCGTTAACGATACAGTAGCTGCTCTCAGATTTGAAGGTAGTGGATGCGTTATTAGCCAGGCTGCTGCGTCTATGCTCAGTGAACTTTGTATAGCCAAAAGTCTCGATGCGCTTCTTGCGTTAACGACAGATACTATGACTAGTCTTGTAGGTATCCCTTTAGGACCAACACGGTTGCGTTGTGCATTGCTCTCTTTGGAAGCTTTGCATAAAGGCATACTTGAGTATCGTGCTCACCCACAAAAAGGCAAGTGA
- a CDS encoding DNA double-strand break repair nuclease NurA: MLDRHKVFSELQKTVAHVFYTTHHEQETIRKLWQWLIDTSSVAYTIRESQPHLLPEWHEPLSTACLLPDPLKEYTVVSVDGSQIYPDRHQGIACFLLNMGIVHLGYTCDISTVYLDSAPSLHTAAQKIDSILEHQELSTEYVNCLRGQRELEIGLKESLRVREKNSQAPVLFMCDGTLLFWHLVAKNDDSKQNFLLQATQLLDDFYQTRIPLVGYISLPNSKEVLALLRVGTAQKLLPVEQAYSFEYITDKDIFSFLLKPFTRSALFSHNSSLAQHYSAHSRPYFMYINTGDEIARLEFPAWVAQDAVLLETTLAIIADQCAKGRGYPVALAEAHEQAVVKGIDREYFYQLLHTFTQTHNQSYKVSQKSIKKRRVAL, encoded by the coding sequence ATGCTTGATAGGCACAAAGTATTTAGTGAATTGCAAAAAACAGTTGCTCACGTTTTTTATACCACTCACCATGAGCAAGAGACGATACGAAAACTATGGCAGTGGCTTATAGATACTAGTTCTGTAGCATATACAATACGTGAATCTCAGCCACACCTGTTACCTGAATGGCATGAACCGTTAAGCACCGCGTGCCTTTTGCCAGACCCGTTAAAAGAATATACGGTAGTAAGCGTTGATGGGTCACAAATATATCCCGATAGACATCAAGGTATTGCCTGCTTTTTACTTAACATGGGTATAGTGCATCTAGGCTATACGTGTGATATAAGCACTGTATATTTAGACTCTGCACCATCACTTCATACAGCTGCTCAAAAAATAGATAGTATACTGGAGCACCAAGAGCTTTCAACTGAATATGTTAATTGTCTTCGTGGGCAACGAGAACTAGAAATCGGGCTCAAAGAAAGTCTACGCGTACGTGAAAAAAACTCACAGGCACCAGTGCTTTTTATGTGCGACGGCACATTATTGTTTTGGCATCTGGTTGCTAAAAATGACGACTCTAAACAGAATTTTTTATTACAAGCAACGCAACTACTCGATGATTTTTACCAAACTCGTATACCGCTGGTAGGTTATATTAGTTTACCTAACAGTAAAGAGGTGCTAGCGTTATTACGTGTTGGTACAGCCCAAAAATTATTACCTGTCGAACAAGCTTATTCTTTTGAGTATATAACTGATAAAGATATATTTTCATTTCTTCTAAAGCCATTTACTAGGTCAGCTTTGTTTTCTCATAATTCAAGCTTAGCACAGCACTATTCTGCTCACTCGAGACCGTATTTTATGTATATTAATACAGGAGACGAGATAGCGCGGCTTGAATTTCCTGCTTGGGTTGCGCAAGATGCAGTGTTACTTGAAACTACGCTGGCAATAATTGCTGATCAATGTGCAAAAGGTCGTGGATACCCTGTAGCACTTGCTGAAGCACATGAACAAGCAGTGGTTAAAGGTATAGATCGTGAATACTTTTATCAATTACTGCATACGTTTACTCAAACACATAATCAGTCTTATAAAGTATCTCAGAAAAGTATTAAAAAAAGGCGGGTAGCACTCTAG
- a CDS encoding J domain-containing protein codes for MSTKRDFYEILGVPKTATPEEIKAAYRKQALKYHPDRNPGNKEAEDKFKEAAEAYEVLSTAEKRKQYDQFGHSGPQMGGFGDHGMDMNDIYSNFEHIFKDFFGGQDQKQRKQKRSGPTPKKGHDLSKELQITLEESYLGATKEITLYHYVPCTTCNGKGSTASSSITECTECHGNGQVGYRHGIFMYTQPCPVCHGEGYINPNPCPTCKGQSRVQQYDKFNVTIPKGIYQGAELRIGGKGDAGVFGGPSGDLYIRISVIANKKFTRVEDDLECMITLTYPQLVLGCQVELENIDGTKETIKVSKGTKVSERIVIPGKGFARIRGKGQGNLVVITQCDIPKKLSAEAEKTLIQYSELVGTHTDGHEGSIKSFFKKFLG; via the coding sequence ATGAGTACAAAAAGAGATTTTTATGAAATATTAGGAGTGCCTAAAACAGCAACTCCTGAAGAGATTAAAGCTGCTTATCGCAAGCAAGCACTAAAATACCATCCTGACCGTAATCCAGGCAATAAAGAAGCTGAAGATAAATTTAAAGAAGCAGCTGAAGCCTATGAAGTTCTGTCGACTGCTGAAAAGCGCAAGCAATACGACCAATTTGGTCACTCAGGACCTCAAATGGGCGGTTTTGGCGACCATGGCATGGACATGAATGATATTTATTCAAATTTTGAGCATATCTTTAAAGATTTTTTTGGTGGTCAAGATCAAAAACAGCGTAAACAAAAAAGATCTGGTCCTACTCCTAAAAAAGGGCATGACCTTTCTAAAGAACTTCAGATTACCTTAGAAGAATCATATTTAGGTGCTACTAAAGAAATAACTCTGTACCACTACGTTCCTTGCACAACTTGTAATGGTAAAGGATCAACAGCATCTTCTTCTATAACTGAATGCACCGAATGCCATGGTAATGGTCAAGTGGGCTACCGTCATGGTATCTTTATGTACACACAGCCATGCCCCGTGTGCCATGGTGAAGGATATATTAATCCTAACCCCTGCCCGACTTGCAAAGGTCAATCACGCGTACAACAATACGATAAGTTTAATGTAACTATCCCTAAAGGTATCTATCAAGGCGCAGAATTGCGTATTGGCGGTAAAGGTGATGCTGGCGTATTTGGTGGCCCTTCAGGAGACTTGTACATACGTATATCAGTTATAGCAAACAAGAAGTTTACTCGTGTAGAAGACGATTTAGAATGCATGATAACGCTTACCTATCCCCAATTAGTACTTGGTTGCCAAGTAGAGCTGGAAAATATTGATGGTACTAAAGAAACTATTAAAGTATCTAAAGGCACAAAAGTCAGTGAACGTATTGTAATACCTGGCAAAGGCTTTGCACGTATACGCGGTAAAGGCCAAGGTAATTTAGTAGTAATAACGCAATGCGATATACCTAAAAAGTTATCTGCTGAAGCAGAAAAAACACTTATACAGTATTCAGAACTTGTTGGCACTCATACTGACGGCCATGAAGGCAGTATTAAAAGCTTTTTTAAAAAGTTTTTAGGCTAA
- a CDS encoding DNA-3-methyladenine glycosylase, translated as MKRNFTVLSPEFYDRDTLIVARELLGKLLVRVIDGTYLVGIITETEAYTDDAASHAHTGQTDRNSPMFGPVGRSYVYFTYGIHYCLNVVARETATCVAGAVLIRALMPVEGQETMLSNRKGKSPLKLDGPGRLTKAYAVTNKSNNLDLTQDTGELFIADGYHIQDINVSLSPRIGISQAKDNLWRFAITQEGQKLLSSQII; from the coding sequence ATGAAGAGAAATTTTACCGTTCTTTCACCCGAATTTTATGACCGTGATACACTTATAGTTGCTCGAGAGCTTTTAGGCAAGCTCTTGGTCCGTGTTATAGATGGCACGTATCTAGTAGGTATTATTACTGAAACCGAAGCTTATACAGACGATGCTGCCAGTCATGCCCATACAGGTCAAACAGACCGTAATAGCCCTATGTTTGGGCCTGTAGGTAGATCGTATGTCTATTTTACCTATGGTATACACTACTGCCTTAATGTTGTAGCACGTGAGACTGCTACCTGTGTAGCTGGAGCAGTACTTATACGGGCTCTTATGCCTGTTGAAGGCCAAGAGACTATGCTTTCTAATCGCAAAGGCAAATCTCCTTTAAAGCTTGATGGCCCTGGTAGGCTTACCAAAGCATATGCGGTAACTAATAAGTCCAATAATCTAGACTTAACTCAAGATACAGGGGAGCTTTTTATTGCTGATGGGTATCATATACAAGATATAAACGTCTCTTTGTCGCCTCGCATTGGCATCTCCCAGGCAAAAGATAATTTATGGCGTTTCGCCATTACTCAAGAGGGCCAAAAACTTCTCTCTAGTCAGATTATATAA
- the tilS gene encoding tRNA lysidine(34) synthetase TilS, whose amino-acid sequence MLLDRVKLYIQTKKLLQPHSTVIVGLSGGPDSVFLLYALKALEQELNLTLIAAHLDHQWRANSSKDALFCQQIAQRLNIPCIVRTACQISLDKKYNGSQEELGRNLRRSFFEHLAHEYNAHTVALAHHADDQQETFFIRLLRGATLSGLASIRALHGMYIRPLLSVTKSEILAYLHEHSITYTIDPTNDHTTYLRNRLRSQVLPTLKLADNRFDTNFTKTLQHIQDTENFLERLTTTAFLTITKKENNTVILSINLFLACDEFLQPRLLLSWLCSMGVPFRPSTGFFKELTQFLKQPGPGSHTFYGKWSVIKKSNQAYIQDKK is encoded by the coding sequence ATGCTTCTTGATCGCGTTAAGTTATATATCCAAACTAAAAAATTATTACAGCCCCACAGTACGGTTATTGTGGGGCTTTCTGGTGGTCCAGATTCTGTATTTTTATTGTATGCTCTTAAAGCACTTGAGCAAGAACTTAATCTTACGCTCATTGCTGCTCATCTTGACCATCAATGGCGTGCAAATTCATCTAAAGATGCTTTGTTTTGCCAACAGATAGCTCAACGCTTAAATATACCTTGTATAGTACGTACTGCGTGCCAAATATCACTCGATAAAAAATATAATGGCTCCCAAGAAGAATTAGGACGCAATCTACGACGCTCTTTTTTTGAGCACCTTGCTCATGAATATAATGCTCATACTGTAGCACTTGCTCATCATGCAGATGATCAACAAGAAACTTTTTTTATTAGGCTGTTGCGTGGTGCAACTCTGAGTGGTCTGGCAAGTATACGTGCACTTCATGGCATGTATATAAGGCCCTTACTGTCTGTTACAAAATCAGAAATACTCGCGTATCTGCATGAGCACTCAATTACTTATACAATTGATCCAACAAATGATCATACTACCTATTTGCGTAACAGACTCCGTAGTCAGGTGCTACCAACGCTTAAATTAGCTGACAATAGATTTGACACAAATTTTACTAAAACACTCCAGCATATTCAAGACACTGAAAACTTTTTAGAACGCTTAACCACTACTGCTTTTTTGACTATAACAAAAAAAGAAAACAATACAGTTATACTTTCCATTAACCTGTTTTTAGCATGTGATGAGTTTTTACAGCCTCGTCTTTTACTCTCCTGGCTTTGTTCCATGGGAGTACCCTTTAGACCAAGCACTGGCTTCTTTAAAGAGCTTACGCAGTTTTTAAAACAACCAGGACCTGGAAGTCACACTTTTTATGGCAAGTGGTCTGTTATAAAAAAAAGCAATCAAGCATATATCCAAGATAAAAAATAA